The following proteins come from a genomic window of Thiothrix unzii:
- a CDS encoding helix-turn-helix transcriptional regulator, with product MDNQAVIYQVTQQPTRKTGVANIAQALAHAGVTSRTTLIAWERAGKYPKRVSLGGGRVGWRWSDLYAWSDNLTAKEG from the coding sequence ATGGACAATCAGGCAGTTATCTATCAGGTCACACAACAGCCGACCCGCAAAACGGGCGTGGCAAATATCGCCCAAGCATTAGCACACGCTGGCGTAACCAGTCGCACCACATTGATTGCGTGGGAGAGGGCGGGCAAATACCCTAAGCGCGTAAGTTTGGGCGGTGGGCGCGTCGGCTGGCGGTGGAGTGATCTATACGCATGGTCGGACAATTTGACCGCAAAGGAGGGTTAA
- a CDS encoding DUF1778 domain-containing protein: MGITMIDNPIGSDPTHDLGAPFTLNATDWEAFIGVLENPPEPSAELKKAWCAYHAEKDADTKS; this comes from the coding sequence ATGGGTATTACGATGATAGATAACCCGATAGGCAGTGACCCAACGCACGACCTTGGAGCACCTTTTACGCTGAATGCAACAGACTGGGAGGCATTCATAGGGGTGTTAGAGAATCCTCCTGAACCAAGTGCAGAACTGAAAAAGGCATGGTGTGCATACCATGCTGAAAAGGACGCTGACACGAAGTCCTAA
- a CDS encoding BrnT family toxin — MDVIYALNGITFVWNADKANANKHRHDGIAFEQAAQAFFDPFLRMVDASRNDENRDAIIGMDKSWNLLFVVNIQIEDDRIRLISARKATKQEQRYYED, encoded by the coding sequence ATGGATGTGATCTACGCCCTAAACGGGATTACTTTTGTTTGGAATGCCGACAAAGCCAACGCCAACAAGCACCGACACGACGGCATAGCTTTTGAACAAGCTGCACAAGCATTCTTTGACCCATTTCTAAGAATGGTGGATGCAAGCCGCAACGACGAAAACAGGGATGCAATCATAGGCATGGATAAATCTTGGAATCTGTTGTTTGTGGTGAATATCCAGATAGAAGATGACCGTATTAGGCTCATATCCGCACGAAAAGCCACTAAGCAGGAACAGCGATATTATGAAGATTGA
- a CDS encoding tyrosine-type recombinase/integrase translates to MAFTIKLLDSLTPKEKPYRQFEGKQRAGFGVQVSSGGKVTFIYLYREPIANKQRVMTLGSYYGVDRDGQAKNGGLSLKEAYAVYADAKRIHEEGRDPQIIRDERLVQENAARRAELDRLKRESAMGNIQQLLNAYVADMKVQGKRSWADVEQCLNNNVYAAIPATTKAKDISPTDIRAVLAAIITREKMTMANKVRAYLSAAFAFGIEWDNDAKRHFEALRFGISTNPVRDVPKPDKHTHARDRALSGEEVKQLWDLLDNYGLHPKTAAAIRLLFALGGQRVEEILGLHADDVDMQNQYVTLRDTKNGTTHVVPFGEVALPLLQERLCDTSTSGALFGKIKGDSADDMGYHTISRAVNRICKRTGMNPFVPKDIRRTVKTLMGAAGISKEDRDRFQNHALTDVSSKHYDRYNYLAEKRRTMAVWDAYLQNILADLPQANVVQLRVVGA, encoded by the coding sequence ATGGCATTCACAATCAAACTTCTCGATTCACTCACCCCGAAAGAAAAACCCTATCGACAATTTGAAGGCAAGCAGAGGGCAGGCTTTGGGGTGCAAGTTTCATCGGGCGGCAAAGTCACATTCATTTACCTGTACCGCGAACCGATAGCCAATAAGCAACGTGTTATGACTCTAGGCAGCTATTACGGCGTAGATCGTGACGGGCAAGCCAAAAATGGCGGTTTATCCCTGAAAGAAGCCTATGCCGTGTATGCCGACGCAAAGCGCATCCATGAAGAGGGTAGAGACCCGCAAATAATCCGTGATGAAAGGCTAGTACAAGAAAACGCGGCTCGACGTGCCGAACTTGACCGGCTTAAACGTGAGTCCGCTATGGGCAATATTCAGCAGTTGCTTAATGCTTATGTCGCTGACATGAAAGTGCAGGGAAAGCGTTCATGGGCTGATGTTGAACAATGCCTAAACAATAACGTCTATGCCGCCATTCCAGCCACCACCAAAGCAAAAGACATTTCACCAACTGACATTAGGGCGGTATTGGCTGCGATCATCACGCGCGAAAAAATGACGATGGCAAACAAAGTTCGTGCATACCTAAGTGCAGCTTTTGCCTTTGGTATCGAATGGGATAACGACGCTAAACGGCATTTTGAGGCGTTACGCTTTGGTATCAGCACAAACCCCGTGCGCGATGTGCCGAAGCCTGACAAGCACACTCACGCACGGGATAGGGCATTATCGGGCGAAGAAGTAAAACAGCTTTGGGATTTGCTCGACAATTACGGCTTGCATCCAAAAACGGCGGCGGCAATTCGCTTGCTATTTGCTTTGGGCGGTCAACGTGTTGAAGAAATACTAGGGCTTCATGCCGATGATGTGGATATGCAAAATCAATACGTGACCTTGCGCGATACAAAGAATGGGACAACTCACGTTGTGCCGTTTGGTGAAGTTGCACTTCCTCTGCTGCAAGAGCGGCTATGTGATACCAGCACCAGCGGCGCACTGTTCGGAAAGATAAAAGGCGATAGTGCCGATGATATGGGATACCACACAATCAGCAGGGCAGTGAACCGCATTTGTAAACGTACCGGAATGAATCCATTTGTGCCTAAAGATATTCGACGTACCGTGAAAACACTCATGGGGGCGGCGGGTATCAGTAAAGAAGATCGTGACCGCTTCCAGAATCACGCGCTCACCGATGTTTCAAGTAAGCATTATGACCGTTACAACTACCTTGCCGAAAAACGGCGCACGATGGCGGTGTGGGATGCGTATTTGCAAAACATCCTTGCAGATTTACCACAAGCAAACGTGGTGCAGTTGCGGGTAGTTGGTGCATAA
- a CDS encoding DUF3592 domain-containing protein: protein MPINIIIGLPFILLGILFLFLAKRNAKRAEESLAWLSTRGVITSSMLASFDSDDSPTTYQPKVEYEYTVANQSYTGKRIAFGIAGSSSEAAARKVVLQYAIGSAVEVFYNPAKPSDAVLERSAATSNKVFWIMGGVFIVAGLLTLLI, encoded by the coding sequence ATGCCCATCAATATTATCATTGGTTTGCCATTTATATTATTAGGCATACTATTTCTTTTCTTAGCAAAAAGGAATGCCAAACGTGCAGAGGAAAGTCTGGCGTGGCTTTCTACACGCGGCGTAATTACATCGTCGATGCTGGCAAGTTTTGATTCGGACGATAGCCCAACGACTTATCAGCCAAAGGTGGAATATGAATACACCGTCGCCAATCAGTCATATACCGGAAAACGCATTGCCTTTGGCATTGCTGGCTCTAGCAGCGAAGCCGCAGCACGGAAAGTGGTTCTTCAGTACGCCATCGGTTCGGCAGTTGAAGTGTTTTACAATCCCGCTAAGCCCAGTGATGCGGTGCTTGAAAGAAGTGCTGCAACGTCCAATAAAGTTTTCTGGATCATGGGTGGTGTCTTTATCGTCGCTGGCTTGCTGACACTGCTTATTTGA
- a CDS encoding tetratricopeptide repeat protein — MLRSNLLTSIILLGAFAISPVLASELDEAKAAYDAAFERYTQLVTTDAGAGDVLQALEEYKQAHIRYMTLSNSARHPPEPQTASEAGSLDTSGIEGIVSIDGDPTTAPQSAPADKTALEKQAQAGNPQAMEVLALTYQSSYSGQADPYRAIELLKQAAKAGDANAMVALAEEYESGLWIKQDNNKANTLRTQAAKLGSRLAEWELESHE, encoded by the coding sequence ATGTTGCGCAGCAATCTTCTGACTTCCATCATCCTGTTGGGGGCTTTCGCCATTTCTCCGGTGCTGGCTTCGGAGCTGGATGAAGCCAAAGCGGCCTACGATGCAGCCTTCGAGCGCTACACCCAACTGGTCACGACTGATGCTGGTGCGGGTGATGTGCTTCAGGCACTGGAGGAATACAAACAGGCTCACATCCGCTACATGACGCTGAGTAATTCCGCCCGCCATCCCCCTGAACCTCAAACGGCAAGCGAAGCGGGCAGCCTCGACACCAGCGGTATTGAAGGCATTGTCAGTATTGACGGAGACCCCACAACAGCGCCCCAATCAGCGCCAGCGGATAAAACTGCCCTGGAAAAACAGGCGCAAGCAGGCAACCCGCAAGCCATGGAAGTACTCGCGCTCACGTATCAATCCAGCTACAGCGGGCAGGCTGACCCATACCGCGCCATTGAACTGCTCAAGCAAGCCGCCAAGGCAGGCGATGCCAACGCCATGGTTGCGCTGGCTGAGGAATACGAATCAGGCTTATGGATCAAACAGGACAACAACAAAGCCAACACCCTGCGCACACAAGCTGCCAAACTGGGTTCCCGTCTGGCTGAATGGGAGCTGGAAAGTCATGAATAA
- a CDS encoding transposase produces MVYSLFQPEIRKVIYTTNAIESLNMSLRKFTRNRRIFPNDSSALKSLYLAVREASQKWSVIHHWKPALQTFLLMFGEERVPLSAL; encoded by the coding sequence TTGGTTTACAGTCTCTTCCAGCCGGAGATCCGCAAAGTGATTTACACCACCAATGCGATTGAATCCCTGAACATGAGTTTGCGCAAGTTTACCCGCAACCGGCGCATCTTTCCCAATGACAGTTCAGCCCTCAAAAGCCTGTATTTGGCGGTACGCGAAGCCTCGCAAAAGTGGTCGGTCATTCACCACTGGAAACCCGCTTTGCAGACTTTTTTACTTATGTTCGGTGAAGAGCGGGTTCCGCTCTCCGCCCTATGA
- a CDS encoding IS256 family transposase, whose amino-acid sequence MEQAQLQALAKDLAKSIKTEADLKQLSQLLLKMTVEAALNAELDDHLGYDRHAKTPEVGNSRNGYMSKLLKSDQGTVEIQTPRDRDGSFSPQLVKKNQTRFTKMDDQILYLYAKGMSTREIVDCFQELYGAEVSPTLVSSVTASVLDQVTTWQSRPLDPVYPIVYLDAMVMKIRKGKQVVNQSVYLALAVNLQGHKELLGLWLSENEGAKFWLGVLTELQNRGVQDILIACVDGLTGFPDAINAVFPKTDIQLCIVHMVRNSLKFVAWKDYKAVTTDLKDIYQASTEDQGKLALQQFGERWNDKYPQISRSWLNHWENLNTFFAYPADIRKAIYTTNAIESLNSVVRKAVNKRKVFTNEDAAKKVVFLAIEQASRKWTMPIHNWKSALNRFMLLFEDRLKDFV is encoded by the coding sequence ATGGAACAGGCACAACTCCAAGCTCTAGCCAAAGACTTGGCAAAAAGCATCAAGACGGAAGCAGACCTCAAGCAACTATCGCAACTCCTGCTGAAGATGACGGTAGAGGCTGCTTTAAACGCGGAATTGGATGACCATCTAGGGTATGACCGCCATGCGAAAACCCCAGAGGTAGGGAACAGCCGTAACGGTTACATGAGCAAGCTGCTGAAAAGCGACCAAGGCACGGTTGAAATCCAAACCCCGCGTGACCGTGATGGCAGTTTCAGCCCGCAACTGGTGAAGAAAAACCAAACCCGCTTCACCAAGATGGATGACCAAATCCTGTACCTGTATGCCAAAGGCATGAGTACGCGTGAAATCGTGGATTGCTTCCAAGAGCTGTACGGGGCAGAGGTTTCCCCGACCTTGGTATCCAGTGTCACGGCATCGGTGTTGGATCAGGTGACAACATGGCAATCCCGCCCGTTAGACCCGGTCTACCCGATTGTCTACCTTGATGCGATGGTGATGAAAATCCGCAAGGGAAAACAAGTGGTTAACCAATCAGTCTACCTTGCATTGGCGGTCAACTTGCAAGGGCATAAAGAACTGTTGGGGCTATGGCTGTCCGAAAATGAAGGTGCGAAATTCTGGTTAGGCGTTTTGACTGAACTGCAAAATCGGGGTGTCCAGGACATCCTGATTGCCTGCGTGGATGGGCTGACAGGCTTCCCCGATGCCATCAATGCGGTGTTCCCCAAAACTGACATCCAACTTTGCATCGTCCACATGGTACGCAACTCCTTGAAATTCGTGGCATGGAAAGATTACAAAGCCGTCACCACCGACCTCAAGGACATCTACCAAGCCAGCACCGAAGACCAAGGGAAACTCGCCCTCCAGCAGTTTGGTGAACGCTGGAATGACAAATACCCACAAATCAGCCGTTCGTGGCTCAACCACTGGGAAAACCTCAACACCTTCTTTGCTTACCCTGCGGACATCCGCAAAGCCATCTACACCACTAACGCCATCGAATCCCTCAACAGCGTGGTGCGCAAGGCGGTGAACAAGCGCAAGGTATTTACTAACGAAGATGCTGCCAAAAAAGTGGTTTTCCTTGCCATTGAACAGGCTTCGCGCAAATGGACGATGCCCATCCATAACTGGAAATCGGCACTCAACCGCTTTATGCTCCTGTTTGAAGACAGGCTCAAAGACTTTGTTTGA